DNA sequence from the Deltaproteobacteria bacterium HGW-Deltaproteobacteria-2 genome:
CAATTTGAGAGATGTATTGATAATCTGATTTATTTGTAGAGGAATCATATCCCCCGTAGGAGTTCTCGCGAAATCCAACAGGCTTTGCACAATTTCTTTACAGCGGTTTGTCTGATAAATAATTTTCTGAATGTTTTCCTTAAGCGGACTGTCTTCCGCAACATCCTCTAAAATTATATTACTGTATAAAAGAATCCCCCCCAGAGGATTGTTGATTTCATGAGCCACACCGGCCGCCATTTGTCCCAGCGCAGTTAATCTTTCAGTTATTGAAAGCTGATAATGCATTTTCTGCAATTGATCATTATGGTCTTTGAGAGATTTTGCCATTTCGTTAAAAGCTTCATCCAGCATGTTGAATCCGGATATATTATCTGGCGTTAATTTATAATCAAGGTTGCCGGAAGCAATTGCTTCGGTTGCCTTTTTAAGTATTCGTATTCTTTTGATAATGGTGTTTCCAAAATACAGGGAAATAATAAAAGCTATAATCATCCCTAGTGTGGTTATTCCAAGATTTAACCAGATCATGTGCCACTTTATGTCGCGGTATTTGGCTTCCAGAATCCCTGTGTAGAGAACACCGATGAGCTTTTTATCCATGTTATAAATAGGCGTATAAGTAGTAATATACCAGTCTTTTACAACGAAGGCCCTGCCCACCCAGTCTTTTCCTTCCTTGATGACCCGTTCATAAACTTCTTTGGAAAGAATCGTGCCGATGGCCCTTTTGTTATCTTTAGTCATGACGTTTGTTGATATGCGTACGCCTCCCTGAAAGATAGTGGCCACTCCTATTTCCTGGCCTTTGTATTTTTCTTCGTGATATACAGTCTCTTTAATCCTATCCACTATTTCGTTGTCCTTATTGATAAGAACGCCTCCTATCAGAACACCCATTAACACGTTTGTATTTTTATCTATTAACGGATAAGCAACCTTCATGACCATCCCGTCAACAAGTTTATCTTCCCGGATATCGGCAGATAGCGGTGTTTTAATAATATCCGTTTGAGCCCTGTTTGAAAGAGCAGGATTTTCTCTTAAAATATTTTTAATCGGCATAAGTTCAGTCGAAGAGAGCGGGATTTTTGACCTTATGCAGTTTCTGACAACGGGGTCATTCAATAGGTTGTCCCCGGAAATTCCCGGGTTAGCCGCCCGGAATAAGACCCTTCCTTCTCTATCCACAACCGTCAGCATGTCCAGAAAAACATGGTCATTCCCCTGTTGAGTACCTGTTTCTTTTCGAATTAATCTTTTAAGATGTGCCATACCGTTTATATCATTCTTATAGATAAGTTCGCGCAGATCAGAACCTTCGGCGGTAAACTGAACCAGATACATAATTTTATCTATCTTATTATTATAGATCAGTTTGGCCGTATTGATATCCTGGCGCACTCTGTTTTCTACTTCATCAATTGTGTTTCTGTTGATTGTCCATATGCTGACGACAGTTGCAAAGATACCGGTAAGGCAGGCAGCAATCAAAAATCCGAACGCAAGACGGCTTTGTAAATCCAATTTTAAAAGCCGCCGTATTAGTTCATGATTGATTTTCATTGTTTCAGCCCGATTTTGGGAATGGTTTGAAGACTATCATGGAAAGCATAGCATTATCAAACATTCTTTAGAGAAGCCAGGCCGTATGATATACAAGCTCAGCCGATCATCTTTTTTACCCGCAAAAGAAGTTCGGCAGCCGGGACAGGCTTGGCCACATAATCCTCTGCCTGCAGATATTCACCGTCCATTTCCGGCGAGAATTTAAATCCTGTCTTACCGGTAACGGCAGTTACCATCAAAATGGGTATGCTTTTGTATTTTTCATCATGTTTCAGGCTATAACACAAATCAAATCCATCCGTGTGCTTGTCCATCATGACATCCAGGATAATCAATGCCGGCCTGTCCGCTTCAATGGCTTTGCGGCCGTCTTGAACGTTTAGAACATGATGAACATTGAAGCCGCTATTTCCTAAAACAATTTTAAGAGCTTCGCCATAGTCTTTATCGTCATCAATAATCAGTATCTTCTTTTTCTCAGACATTATGACCTCCGATATGGGAATTGGTTACCAAGTAGTTATATTATTCAGCAATCGCTTTCACAACTTCAAGCGTGCCGATGTGCACGGGACAATGATCGGAACAACGGCCGCACCCTACACAACCGCATAAACCATCCTGAATGTCGGTTTTGTTATAATCAATCAGTTTGTGCTCGTGACGTCTCTTGAGCCTTAGGGCCTGGATCATCCGGGGATTGTGGCCTGACGCCTCACGAGTAAAACCTCCGTAAAGACAAGCATCCCATGCCCGCAATCGTATACCGCTCCCGGAAGAAAACTGCTGATCATAAACATTAAAGCAGGTGCAGGTGGGACACACAAAGGCACAACCACCGCAGGTGATGCACTTTGCGCCAAAATCATCCCAGACTTTTTCAGCAACCTTTTTATCCCTTAGCTTATTCATGGCTTTAATGACCGCTTTCACCTCAGGTATGTTCTTTTTTGCGTTTTGCAGGAATTCATCTATTTGCTTCTTCGCAAGAGAGTCATCTATTTCGGAAAGGGGTATGCCGGAGAGCAATTCGTTGCCCCGGGAACTACCGATTTCGATGAGAAAAACATCCCCTTTGTCATAGAACTGCAAATCGAATCCTTGTTTTGCGACAGGACCACTGAGTGTGGTGGTACAGAAACAGGTTTCGTTTTGCGCTTTGGGACAGGCCATTACAATTGTCGCCGCAGCATTCTGCCTGGCATTATAATAAACATCTTTGTTGTCACGCGCCATAAAACTCGACGCCTGACGAATGCCCATCATATCGCAGGCACGTAGTCCGAAAATGAGCACCTTGTTTGCCGCCACTACTTCCAGATACTCGTTATTTTCCACATTGAAAGTTATCTCCGCCTGCGGGAAAAAAACAGATTTGGGAGAAAGCGGCGGTTTTTTATAGTCTAGTGTGAAAGTTTTTTCGCTGAAATCACCGAATATACAATCACCATTCTCTGTTTTCGTCGGAGAAAGTACTTCGTACTTCTGAGCCCATATACCCAGCGTTTTATTAATGTCTTTTTTGGCCAGTGTTTTCATGCGCATCTCCTTATTTTTACTGCACACCCCTTATATTCAGGAATTTTGGCAATAGGATCAAATGCAGGGTTGGTCAAAAGGTTTATGGAGGCTTCTTTAAAATGAAAAGTGGAAAAAACAACTTTTTGCGGAACTCTGTCCGTAATCTCCGCCTTCAATTCTATCGATCCGCGGCGGGAGCTTATCTCAACTTTATCATGATTCCTTATGCCCAGTTTTTTGGCGTCCTCCGGGTGGATTTCCAGCAGTGCTTCGGGAGCCTCCCGATCCAGAATGCTTACACGACGCGTCATGGTGCCGGTGTGGTAATGATAGTAGATGCGTCCTGTGGTCAGCATAAAATTGTATTCCTCATCAGGTATTTCCGCCGGCGGCTTGAATTCACAGGGCATAAATGTTCCCAGCCCCTTGCTGAATTTATCCTTATGCAGAAAAGGTGTGCCCGGATGTTCCACCGTGGGACACGGCCAGGGCAGCCCATTGCCTTTACTTAACCTTTCATAAGTTATGCCCCCGTAAGAAGGGGTCAGAGCGTTTATCTCTCTAAGTACATCGACAGGTGATTCATAATTCATCGGATAACCGGCAAGTTTGCTGATTTCACAAATTATCTGCCAGTCGGGACGGGCTTGTCCCGGAGGAGAAACAGCTTTTGCTCCAAGCTGTACCTTTCTTTCCGTGTTGGTATAGGTGCCGTCTTTTTCCGCAAAGCAAGCTGCTGGCAAAACGACATCGGCTTTTAAAGCCGTCTCGGAAAGAAAAATATCCTGCACAACAAGAAGATCAAGATTGGAAAGAGCCTGTTCAATGTGCGAGGTATCGGGATCGCTCATCAACGGATTTTCTCCCATAATATACAGAGCCTTCAGTTCTCCTTTCTGAGCGGCAATCATCATATCGGTGATGGTCAGTCCGGGCTTGTCGTCCAGTCCTTCAACTTTCCACGCTTCTTCAAATTTCTTCTTTACGTTCGCGTCAATAACCGGCTGATAAGCGCTGTAAACATTGGGCAGACCGCCCATATCGCAGGCGCCCTGAACATTATTCTGACCGCGCAGCGGATTGACACCGACGGCGGGACGACCCAAATGACCGGTCAGCATGGCCAGATTCGCGCAGGTTTTCACATTGTCCACACCGGTCGTATGCTGCGTGATGCCCATGGCGTAGGCAATCATCGCTTTGTCCGCTTTGGCGTACATGCGCGCCGCTTTTTTCAAATCCACGGTGGATATGCTGGAAATTTTTTCCACAACTTTCGGCGGATATTTGCTGACGATTTCTTTTAATTGCTCGAATTTTTCAGTCCTCGTCTCGACAAATTCCTTGTCATAAAGATCTTCTTCAATAATGACATTCATCATACCGTTTAATACGGCCACATCCGTGCCGATATTTTGCCGCAGATGCAGATCGGCAAACTTTGCCAGCGGTATTTCTCTCGGATCAATAATCAGCAATTGCGCGCCTCTTTGTTTGGCATTGATGATGCGCGACCCGATTAAAGGATGCTGTTCCGTTGTATTGGAACCGGTCACAAGGAATAAATCGGCATCATCGAAATCGTTTATCGAATTTGTCATGGCTCCGGAACCAAATGT
Encoded proteins:
- a CDS encoding response regulator — translated: MSEKKKILIIDDDKDYGEALKIVLGNSGFNVHHVLNVQDGRKAIEADRPALIILDVMMDKHTDGFDLCYSLKHDEKYKSIPILMVTAVTGKTGFKFSPEMDGEYLQAEDYVAKPVPAAELLLRVKKMIG
- a CDS encoding formate dehydrogenase subunit alpha, translated to MKRTRSVCPFCGCGCSFYLLSEGDRVVGVEPSPSNPINKGMLCVKGWNSHEFIHSSERLTMPLVRRHGELVGTSWEEALKFVADKLIDTKKKYGPRSLGFLCSAKVTNEENYLFMKLARAVFKTNNVDHCARLUHSSTVVGLAATFGSGAMTNSINDFDDADLFLVTGSNTTEQHPLIGSRIINAKQRGAQLLIIDPREIPLAKFADLHLRQNIGTDVAVLNGMMNVIIEEDLYDKEFVETRTEKFEQLKEIVSKYPPKVVEKISSISTVDLKKAARMYAKADKAMIAYAMGITQHTTGVDNVKTCANLAMLTGHLGRPAVGVNPLRGQNNVQGACDMGGLPNVYSAYQPVIDANVKKKFEEAWKVEGLDDKPGLTITDMMIAAQKGELKALYIMGENPLMSDPDTSHIEQALSNLDLLVVQDIFLSETALKADVVLPAACFAEKDGTYTNTERKVQLGAKAVSPPGQARPDWQIICEISKLAGYPMNYESPVDVLREINALTPSYGGITYERLSKGNGLPWPCPTVEHPGTPFLHKDKFSKGLGTFMPCEFKPPAEIPDEEYNFMLTTGRIYYHYHTGTMTRRVSILDREAPEALLEIHPEDAKKLGIRNHDKVEISSRRGSIELKAEITDRVPQKVVFSTFHFKEASINLLTNPAFDPIAKIPEYKGCAVKIRRCA